One genomic segment of Fusobacterium mortiferum ATCC 9817 includes these proteins:
- a CDS encoding RsmE family RNA methyltransferase has product MISVIISEENILENKIIIDEKGDVNHLKNVFRVKIDEKVRAVDGEKEYLCRVAELDKKSVTLVIDEIFEDRFSTKVKIDAAIGILKNDKMDLTIQKLTEIGINKIIPLSTKRGVAKVSEKKDKWDLIVREALKQCQGVKPLIIDEVTKIEKLKLEDYDLVIVPYECEDEYTLKNLLRKQTKELKSVLYIVGPEGGFDIEEIEYLKQKGANIVTLGKRILRAETASIVVGGVLINEFQ; this is encoded by the coding sequence ATGATAAGTGTTATAATATCAGAAGAGAATATTTTAGAAAATAAGATTATAATAGATGAAAAGGGAGATGTCAATCATCTAAAAAATGTTTTTAGAGTAAAAATAGATGAAAAAGTAAGAGCAGTAGACGGAGAAAAGGAATATCTTTGTAGAGTAGCAGAGTTAGATAAAAAAAGTGTAACTCTAGTTATAGATGAGATTTTTGAAGATAGATTTTCTACTAAGGTAAAGATAGATGCTGCTATTGGAATATTGAAAAATGATAAGATGGATTTAACTATCCAAAAACTTACTGAGATAGGAATAAATAAAATAATACCTTTGAGTACTAAAAGAGGAGTAGCAAAGGTAAGTGAAAAGAAAGATAAATGGGATTTAATTGTGAGAGAGGCTTTGAAACAGTGTCAAGGAGTGAAGCCTCTAATTATTGATGAAGTAACAAAAATAGAAAAATTGAAGCTGGAAGATTATGATTTAGTAATTGTTCCCTATGAGTGTGAAGATGAGTATACTTTAAAAAATCTTTTAAGAAAGCAGACAAAAGAGTTAAAGAGTGTTTTATATATAGTAGGACCAGAGGGTGGTTTTGATATTGAAGAGATAGAGTATCTAAAACAAAAGGGTGCTAATATAGTAACATTGGGAAAAAGAATTCTAAGAGCAGAGACAGCTTCTATTGTAGTAGGAGGAGTTTTAATCAATGAATTTCAATAA
- the mtaB gene encoding tRNA (N(6)-L-threonylcarbamoyladenosine(37)-C(2))-methylthiotransferase MtaB encodes MNFNKRVAFYTLGCKVNQYETESIKNQLLQKGYTETAFEDEADIYIVNSCTVTSVADRKTRNMLRRAKKVNPHSKVIVTGCYAQTNSKELLEMEDIDYVIGNKYKKGIVNFIEDIENRTMDRLKNDNIFDEYEYTEYEFATLREMSRAYVKIQDGCNNFCSYCKIPFARGRSRSRKKENILKEIEKLVNEGFKEIILIGINLGAYGEDLEEDIDFEDLLEKILQVKGLERVRIGSVYPDKISDRFVDMFKYKNLMPHLHISLQSCDDTVLKMMKRKYGSDLIEERLLKLKNSVGNMEYTADIIVGFPGESEEMFQNSYNLIEKIGFSGLHIFQYSDRENTVASRLENKIDSKVKKERADRLEELKKEMAIIERENYIGKSLKILIEEEIDGYLYGYSENYLRVKVKGDKKMINEIIEVKITSLEKELLVADE; translated from the coding sequence ATGAATTTCAATAAAAGAGTAGCTTTTTATACTCTAGGTTGTAAAGTAAATCAATATGAAACTGAGAGTATAAAAAATCAACTTCTTCAAAAGGGGTATACAGAAACAGCTTTTGAAGATGAGGCAGATATCTATATAGTAAACTCTTGTACTGTTACTAGTGTAGCAGATAGAAAAACAAGAAATATGTTGAGGAGAGCTAAAAAAGTAAATCCTCACAGTAAAGTAATAGTTACAGGATGCTATGCTCAGACTAATAGTAAAGAATTACTAGAGATGGAAGATATAGATTATGTAATAGGAAATAAATATAAAAAAGGGATAGTAAATTTTATAGAAGATATTGAGAATAGGACAATGGATAGATTGAAAAATGACAATATCTTTGATGAGTATGAATACACAGAGTATGAGTTTGCTACTCTAAGAGAGATGTCAAGAGCATACGTTAAGATACAAGATGGATGTAATAATTTTTGTTCATATTGTAAAATACCTTTTGCAAGAGGAAGAAGTAGGTCAAGAAAAAAAGAGAATATCTTAAAAGAGATAGAAAAACTTGTAAATGAAGGATTTAAAGAGATAATCTTAATTGGAATAAATCTAGGAGCTTATGGAGAGGATTTAGAAGAGGATATAGATTTTGAAGATCTGTTAGAGAAGATTTTACAAGTAAAGGGATTAGAAAGAGTCAGAATAGGTTCTGTATATCCAGATAAAATTTCTGATAGATTTGTAGATATGTTTAAATATAAAAATCTGATGCCACATTTACATATATCTCTTCAATCATGTGATGATACAGTTTTAAAGATGATGAAGAGAAAATATGGAAGTGATTTGATAGAAGAGAGACTTCTAAAGTTAAAAAACAGTGTAGGGAATATGGAATATACAGCTGATATTATAGTAGGATTTCCTGGAGAGAGTGAGGAGATGTTCCAAAACTCTTATAATCTTATAGAGAAAATAGGATTTTCAGGATTACATATTTTCCAATACTCTGATAGAGAAAATACTGTTGCTAGTAGATTAGAAAATAAGATTGACTCAAAAGTGAAAAAAGAGAGAGCAGATAGATTAGAAGAGTTAAAGAAAGAGATGGCTATAATTGAAAGAGAAAACTATATAGGAAAATCTTTAAAAATTTTAATAGAGGAAGAGATAGATGGGTATCTATATGGTTATAGTGAAAACTACTTGAGAGTAAAAGTAAAAGGGGACAAAAAAATGATTAATGAGATAATAGAAGTAAAGATTACCTCATTAGAAAAGGAGTTGTTAGTAGCAGATGAATAA
- a CDS encoding alginate lyase family protein, with protein MADMTKETLIETADMICCNTFIFNHKWDMEVCKTPVTFDNDIKWNHIPFDDPEWTFMMNRHKFWTFLAKAYHLTKDKKYLDTFIRQINSWIDSVDIFSEEYKDCSRTIEMGLRCINWIKTLEIFEKDYTFDKEFKTKIFKSLKQQCDVLLEVYDDFRILSNWGVLQNCGLITFAFYYHLTDTDYFSIPLKRLKHQCAIQILPDGVHWEQSPMYQNEVLNCILEVAINFKKYKFSIPPFLKRTISKIGYSNMAMKKPSHTQPMQGDSDYTDLRDIITRCAAILKDGTLKSAGYSEIDFESIWELDEESIKNYPSIPTNYPKYPSMALEESGNFFLRNSFHEDGNYLWFNCGAIGSGHGHANLLHFDLNYQGEDFLIDSGRYTYVEENPVRVELKNCYAHNTTIVDDEMFSKFKGAWGIVEAALPLNNYYKFNKNFDYVEGAHLGYLNLPNPVIPMRKIFYLKPKLWIIVDQFNTSGEHKYSQFFNLDDKITPTIENNSVTLQGKNTLFMKWSDKLDIDIKDIQISKEYNKLQPSKRITTNFLNSGATTIITVISPKDFELEKIQVRRGNDDLVEENESKAIKISLDNDEIIFFNSTKEINNQKKTYKLNDTLFYGKTAFFLNGKLRVLKY; from the coding sequence ATGGCAGATATGACTAAAGAAACATTAATAGAAACAGCTGATATGATTTGCTGTAATACCTTTATTTTTAACCACAAATGGGATATGGAAGTTTGTAAAACTCCAGTAACTTTTGATAATGATATAAAATGGAATCATATCCCTTTTGATGATCCAGAGTGGACCTTTATGATGAATAGACATAAATTCTGGACTTTCTTAGCCAAAGCCTATCATCTTACAAAAGATAAAAAATATTTAGATACTTTTATCAGACAAATAAATTCTTGGATTGATAGTGTAGATATCTTTTCTGAAGAGTATAAAGATTGTTCTCGAACTATTGAAATGGGACTTAGATGTATCAACTGGATTAAAACTTTAGAAATTTTTGAAAAAGATTATACTTTTGATAAAGAGTTTAAAACAAAAATATTTAAATCTTTAAAACAACAATGTGATGTGTTACTTGAAGTTTATGATGATTTTAGAATTTTAAGTAATTGGGGTGTTTTACAAAATTGTGGACTTATTACTTTTGCTTTTTATTACCACCTCACTGATACTGATTATTTTTCTATACCATTAAAAAGATTGAAACATCAATGTGCTATTCAAATATTACCAGATGGAGTACATTGGGAACAATCTCCTATGTATCAAAATGAAGTTTTAAACTGTATTCTTGAAGTGGCAATAAATTTTAAAAAGTATAAATTTTCTATTCCACCATTTTTAAAAAGAACAATATCTAAAATAGGATACTCAAATATGGCTATGAAAAAACCTAGCCATACTCAACCTATGCAAGGAGATAGTGATTATACAGATTTAAGAGATATTATTACTAGATGTGCTGCTATTTTAAAAGATGGAACTCTAAAATCTGCAGGGTATTCTGAAATTGATTTTGAATCTATCTGGGAATTAGATGAAGAAAGTATAAAAAATTATCCTAGTATTCCTACTAACTATCCTAAATATCCTTCTATGGCTCTTGAAGAGAGTGGAAACTTCTTCCTACGTAACTCTTTTCACGAAGATGGGAACTATCTATGGTTTAACTGTGGAGCTATTGGAAGTGGACATGGACATGCTAATTTACTCCATTTCGATTTAAACTATCAGGGAGAAGATTTCTTAATTGATTCTGGTAGATATACCTATGTGGAAGAAAATCCTGTAAGAGTAGAATTGAAAAATTGTTATGCTCATAATACAACTATTGTAGATGATGAGATGTTTTCTAAATTTAAAGGTGCTTGGGGAATAGTTGAAGCTGCTCTTCCCTTAAATAATTATTATAAATTTAATAAAAATTTTGACTATGTAGAGGGAGCTCATTTAGGATATCTTAATCTTCCTAATCCCGTTATTCCTATGAGAAAAATCTTTTATCTAAAACCAAAGCTATGGATTATAGTAGACCAGTTTAATACATCAGGAGAACATAAGTACTCTCAATTTTTTAACCTTGATGATAAGATTACTCCAACTATTGAGAATAACTCTGTTACCCTTCAAGGAAAAAATACTCTATTTATGAAGTGGTCTGATAAATTGGATATTGATATAAAAGATATTCAAATCTCTAAAGAATATAATAAGCTCCAACCTAGTAAACGTATCACTACTAATTTTTTAAATAGTGGAGCTACTACAATAATAACTGTAATCTCTCCTAAAGATTTTGAATTGGAGAAAATCCAAGTGAGAAGAGGAAATGATGATTTAGTTGAGGAAAATGAATCTAAAGCTATTAAAATCTCTTTAGATAATGATGAAATTATTTTCTTCAATTCTACAAAGGAAATTAATAATCAAAAGAAAACTTATAAATTAAATGATACTCTTTTCTACGGTAAAACTGCCTTTTTCTTAAACGGAAAATTAAGAGTTCTAAAATATTAA
- a CDS encoding LytR C-terminal domain-containing protein: protein MNKRVRAIFTVILIIVALGGFLFVNSMRKNPELDKNSSYLIIGKENLIAVYQDKLAVRIPFEINIDKDTTVRDLVANKNEEEVLKTINKLLPVQVNNYMTVKFGQVKLNVKNAKNIPETTVDNKRYIITSSLYSMYDSLYNEQQNKNEVNENIIVDVLNANGINGYARRTGENIKNKLGMKYNAANYEKNLEESYIILNDISIEKAQDIVMQLNEKYFKIQQVPTIPTLANIVVVLGQEKNIDFTIEVAGENNATVQSISNELKREGYRKVESEKDKIKVESSFVEYASEDYFIAYKIAKTLNIDSLIENNNLKNKIRVITK, encoded by the coding sequence ATGAATAAAAGAGTGAGAGCAATATTTACAGTAATTTTAATAATAGTTGCATTAGGTGGATTTTTATTTGTAAATTCAATGAGAAAGAATCCAGAGCTAGATAAAAATAGTAGCTACTTAATAATAGGAAAAGAAAATCTTATAGCTGTGTACCAAGATAAATTAGCAGTAAGAATTCCTTTTGAAATAAATATTGATAAAGATACAACTGTAAGAGATTTAGTTGCTAATAAAAATGAAGAAGAAGTTTTAAAAACTATAAATAAATTATTGCCAGTTCAAGTAAATAATTATATGACAGTTAAGTTTGGACAAGTAAAATTAAATGTAAAAAATGCTAAAAATATTCCTGAAACAACAGTGGATAATAAAAGATATATAATAACATCTAGCTTATACTCTATGTATGATTCTTTGTACAATGAACAACAAAATAAAAATGAAGTAAATGAAAATATCATAGTGGATGTATTGAATGCTAATGGAATAAATGGATATGCTAGAAGAACAGGAGAGAATATTAAAAATAAATTAGGAATGAAATATAATGCTGCTAACTATGAGAAAAATTTAGAAGAGAGTTATATTATATTAAATGATATCTCAATAGAAAAAGCTCAAGATATAGTTATGCAATTGAATGAAAAATATTTTAAAATTCAACAGGTACCAACTATTCCAACACTTGCTAATATAGTAGTAGTGTTAGGACAAGAGAAAAATATAGATTTTACAATAGAGGTAGCTGGAGAAAATAATGCAACTGTTCAAAGTATAAGTAATGAATTAAAAAGAGAAGGATATAGAAAAGTTGAAAGTGAAAAAGATAAAATAAAAGTTGAGAGTTCTTTTGTAGAATATGCTTCTGAAGATTATTTTATAGCTTATAAGATAGCAAAAACTTTAAATATAGATAGTTTAATAGAAAATAATAATTTAAAAAATAAAATAAGAGTAATAACAAAGTAG
- a CDS encoding LUD domain-containing protein, producing the protein MDKNILWYKNKRVEELSRILLNKEYLIYCVESLEEGKERIISLLNKDKTVALGDTWELNTEEFIERLKECKFFNYMEAGEKKEEIKRDSLTAEIAILEGEFITEDGQIVMVGDYNTSSALFGAENIIILLSENKIVKNLDIALDRVEKLKKYYKLKNEKLGNLNDGLSIGVIENGRKFNKRITLIFTLEDTGL; encoded by the coding sequence ATGGATAAAAATATATTATGGTATAAGAATAAGAGAGTTGAAGAGTTGAGTAGAATATTATTAAATAAAGAGTATTTAATATATTGTGTAGAGAGTTTAGAAGAGGGAAAAGAAAGAATAATCTCTTTACTTAACAAAGATAAAACAGTAGCTCTAGGAGATACTTGGGAATTAAATACAGAGGAATTCATAGAGAGATTAAAAGAGTGTAAATTTTTTAACTATATGGAAGCTGGAGAAAAGAAAGAAGAGATAAAAAGAGATTCTTTAACAGCGGAGATAGCTATATTAGAAGGGGAATTTATAACTGAAGATGGACAGATAGTTATGGTAGGAGATTATAATACAAGTTCTGCACTATTTGGTGCTGAAAATATAATTATACTTCTGTCTGAAAATAAAATTGTTAAAAATTTAGATATAGCCTTAGATAGAGTTGAAAAATTAAAAAAATACTATAAATTAAAAAATGAAAAATTAGGAAATCTGAATGATGGATTAAGTATTGGAGTTATTGAGAATGGAAGAAAGTTCAATAAAAGAATAACTTTAATATTTACATTAGAGGATACTGGGTTATAA
- a CDS encoding lactate utilization protein translates to MQNIKALFREEKINKTIENLKNNGFDVVLVNNVEEAEKLTLQEIPRGSFISMGGSVTLNMTGLLQKFRSEEYSFFERFAQPTWEDTVKVMRESLLSDYLVTGTNAITEDGKLLQVDSGGNRVAGMAYGPKNVIVISGINKIVADTHEGLERLKYAGPLNSKRLNHKTPCNISGKCENCSTHMRMCNFISIISNGKRPFGNVKVILIKEELGY, encoded by the coding sequence ATGCAGAATATAAAAGCTCTATTTAGGGAAGAAAAAATAAATAAAACTATTGAAAATTTAAAAAATAATGGATTTGATGTAGTATTAGTAAATAATGTAGAAGAAGCTGAAAAGCTTACATTACAAGAGATACCAAGAGGGAGTTTTATAAGTATGGGAGGCTCTGTTACTTTAAATATGACAGGGCTTCTACAAAAATTTAGAAGTGAAGAGTATTCTTTCTTTGAAAGATTTGCTCAACCTACTTGGGAAGATACAGTAAAAGTTATGAGAGAATCTCTTTTAAGTGATTACCTTGTAACAGGAACAAATGCTATAACTGAAGATGGAAAATTGTTACAAGTGGACTCTGGTGGGAATAGAGTAGCAGGTATGGCATATGGTCCAAAAAATGTTATAGTTATAAGTGGAATAAATAAAATAGTAGCTGATACTCATGAGGGACTTGAAAGATTAAAATATGCAGGACCTTTAAACTCTAAAAGATTAAATCATAAAACACCTTGTAATATAAGTGGAAAATGCGAAAACTGCTCTACTCATATGAGAATGTGTAATTTTATATCTATTATTTCAAACGGTAAAAGACCTTTTGGAAATGTAAAAGTAATTTTAATAAAAGAGGAATTGGGATACTGA
- the mrdA gene encoding penicillin-binding protein 2: MKKLKRRNINIKLGEENNSRNIILKAFMLLVFLLMGLRIFYLQVLMGDKYSYLSQRNRIKIKEIEAPRGKIYDSKGRLIVTNGSGYRLVYLQERKQTPEVLKEISEITGYSEDYISKRIKYGEIFPYTRENVIIDDLKPEIAHKLIEQLIDYPYLQVQTYSKRRYLFDDVAAHSIGYVKKISEKEYEKLKDEGYGPRDIIGKDGLENRYDRELQGEDGYEYIEVNALNKLQRKIEEKKNPIPGKDMHITLDMELQEYMEKQFEADGRAGAFIALNPKNGEILTMVSYPTYSLNMFSSQISYDEWDKIINDPRKPLSNKAIAGEYPPGSVFKVVSAIAFLENGVDPKEQYYDKTGYYQIGKWKWRAWKAGGHGYTDMKKSIVESANPYYYKYSDKIGHKPIIDVAASFGLGEKTGIDIPGEKKGLLPDTAWKKKMIGSGWFKGDTILLSIGQGYLLVTPLQIANLYAAIANKGEIYTPHLVKEFKDSKGKSYPIELYKKEIKYYPKSYYNILNDALIATVSQDNGTTKVLRTKGMKVAAKSGSAQNAHSKITHAWVAGYFPADDPEIVFATILEGAGGGGAVAGGMARKFIDKYLEIKNRPTEVPQEGRKIENDEKDL; this comes from the coding sequence ATGAAAAAATTGAAGAGAAGGAATATTAATATAAAACTTGGAGAGGAGAATAACTCTAGAAATATAATATTAAAAGCTTTTATGTTATTAGTCTTTTTATTAATGGGGTTAAGAATTTTTTATTTACAAGTTTTAATGGGAGATAAATATTCCTATCTCTCTCAAAGAAATAGAATAAAGATAAAGGAGATAGAAGCTCCTAGAGGAAAAATATATGATAGTAAGGGAAGACTTATAGTAACTAATGGTTCTGGATATAGATTAGTTTATCTCCAAGAGAGAAAACAAACACCAGAGGTATTGAAAGAAATTAGTGAAATTACAGGCTATAGTGAAGATTATATATCTAAAAGAATAAAATATGGAGAGATATTTCCATATACAAGAGAGAATGTCATAATTGATGATTTAAAACCAGAGATAGCTCATAAATTGATAGAGCAATTAATAGATTATCCATATCTTCAAGTACAGACTTATTCAAAAAGAAGATATCTTTTTGATGATGTAGCAGCCCATAGTATAGGATATGTAAAAAAGATATCTGAAAAAGAGTATGAAAAATTAAAAGATGAAGGATATGGACCAAGGGATATTATTGGAAAAGATGGACTTGAAAACAGATATGATAGAGAACTTCAAGGGGAAGATGGGTATGAATATATAGAAGTTAATGCCCTTAATAAGTTACAGAGAAAAATCGAAGAAAAAAAGAATCCAATTCCAGGAAAAGATATGCATATAACACTGGATATGGAACTTCAAGAATATATGGAAAAACAGTTTGAAGCTGATGGAAGAGCAGGAGCTTTCATAGCTTTAAATCCCAAAAATGGAGAGATACTTACAATGGTAAGTTATCCAACATACTCATTGAATATGTTTAGTTCACAAATATCCTATGATGAATGGGATAAGATAATAAATGATCCTAGAAAGCCACTTTCTAATAAGGCAATAGCAGGAGAATATCCACCAGGTTCGGTATTTAAAGTGGTATCGGCAATAGCTTTTTTAGAAAATGGTGTAGACCCAAAAGAACAATATTATGATAAAACTGGATATTATCAAATAGGAAAATGGAAATGGAGAGCTTGGAAAGCTGGAGGACATGGATATACAGATATGAAGAAATCTATAGTAGAATCTGCGAATCCATATTATTATAAATATTCAGATAAGATTGGACATAAGCCAATTATAGATGTAGCTGCTTCTTTTGGGCTAGGAGAGAAAACTGGAATTGATATTCCAGGAGAAAAAAAAGGTTTGCTTCCTGACACAGCTTGGAAAAAGAAGATGATAGGAAGTGGTTGGTTTAAAGGAGATACCATACTATTATCAATAGGGCAAGGGTATCTTTTGGTTACACCATTACAAATAGCAAATCTCTATGCAGCAATAGCAAATAAAGGGGAGATATATACTCCGCATTTAGTGAAGGAATTTAAAGATTCTAAAGGAAAAAGCTACCCTATAGAGCTATATAAAAAAGAGATTAAGTATTATCCAAAGTCATACTATAATATTCTAAATGATGCTTTGATAGCTACAGTATCACAGGATAATGGAACTACGAAAGTATTAAGAACAAAAGGAATGAAAGTAGCAGCTAAAAGTGGTTCAGCACAGAATGCTCATTCAAAAATAACTCATGCTTGGGTAGCAGGATATTTTCCAGCAGATGATCCAGAGATAGTTTTTGCAACTATCTTAGAAGGAGCTGGAGGAGGAGGAGCAGTAGCTGGAGGAATGGCTAGAAAATTTATAGATAAATATCTAGAGATAAAAAATAGACCAACTGAAGTTCCACAAGAGGGGAGAAAAATAGAAAATGATGAAAAAGATTTGTAA
- the ruvB gene encoding Holliday junction branch migration DNA helicase RuvB, with the protein MERVVANEEFENEIEVQKSLRPKSFREYIGQESLKDKMSIYIEAAKRRGSSVDHILLYGPPGLGKTTLAGVVANEMGANLKITSGPVLERAGDLAAILTSLEENDILFIDEIHRLNNTVEEILYPAMEDGELDIIIGKGPSARSIRIELPNFTLIGATTRAGLLSSPLRDRFGVTHRMEYYTEEELAQIILRGGKILGVKVEREGALELASRSRGTPRIANRLLKRVRDYCEIRGNGVITKEISMKALDILGVDSVGLDDLDRDIINAIIDNYGGGPVGIETLSLLLGEDRRTLEEVYEPYLVKIGYIKRTNRGRVVTEKAYEHFKRVKEQDK; encoded by the coding sequence GTGGAGAGAGTAGTAGCAAATGAAGAGTTTGAAAATGAGATAGAGGTACAAAAAAGTCTAAGACCAAAAAGTTTTAGAGAGTATATAGGACAGGAGTCTTTGAAAGATAAGATGTCAATATATATAGAGGCAGCTAAAAGAAGAGGAAGTTCTGTAGACCATATACTATTATATGGACCTCCTGGACTTGGAAAAACTACTCTAGCTGGGGTTGTTGCCAATGAGATGGGAGCAAATCTTAAGATAACTTCTGGTCCAGTACTAGAAAGAGCAGGAGATTTAGCAGCAATACTTACATCTTTAGAGGAGAATGATATATTATTTATAGATGAAATCCATAGATTAAATAATACAGTGGAAGAGATACTTTATCCAGCTATGGAAGATGGAGAGTTAGATATTATAATTGGGAAAGGACCATCTGCTCGTTCTATCAGAATAGAGTTGCCTAATTTTACATTGATAGGAGCTACTACAAGAGCTGGACTTTTAAGTTCTCCACTTAGAGATAGATTCGGAGTTACTCATAGAATGGAATATTACACTGAAGAGGAGTTAGCTCAAATCATACTTCGTGGGGGAAAAATTTTAGGAGTAAAGGTGGAGAGAGAGGGAGCTTTAGAGCTTGCTAGTAGAAGTCGTGGAACTCCAAGAATTGCCAATCGTCTTCTAAAAAGAGTAAGAGATTATTGTGAGATAAGAGGAAATGGAGTAATTACTAAAGAAATTTCTATGAAGGCATTAGATATATTAGGAGTAGATTCAGTGGGATTAGATGATTTAGATAGAGATATAATCAATGCTATAATAGACAATTATGGTGGAGGACCAGTGGGGATAGAGACATTATCGTTACTTTTAGGTGAAGATAGAAGAACTTTAGAAGAGGTATATGAACCTTACTTAGTAAAAATTGGATATATTAAAAGAACTAACAGGGGAAGAGTTGTTACAGAGAAAGCTTATGAGCATTTTAAAAGAGTGAAGGAGCAGGATAAGTAA
- a CDS encoding DUF445 domain-containing protein, which produces MNTELFIKLLLIVGIGAGIGWVTNYVAIKMLFRPYKEINLGLFKIQGLLPKRKHEIGESIAEVIQTELVSLQEILKSLDGEKLEKEMSAVIDRILEEKLQSEITRNFPMLAMFLSSDMLEKIKGIIKNSILENKDNIVEMFSNYLKGNVDFKGIIVKNVDAFSLEKLEEVTYTLAAREFKHIEVIGAILGAIIGFVQFIIGMIM; this is translated from the coding sequence TTGAATACAGAATTATTTATAAAATTACTGTTGATAGTAGGAATAGGAGCAGGAATTGGTTGGGTAACTAACTATGTTGCAATAAAAATGTTATTCAGACCATACAAAGAGATAAACTTAGGATTATTTAAAATACAGGGGCTTCTACCTAAGAGAAAGCACGAGATAGGAGAGAGCATAGCCGAGGTTATTCAAACTGAGTTAGTTTCTTTACAAGAGATTTTAAAATCTTTAGATGGGGAGAAACTTGAAAAAGAGATGAGTGCGGTTATTGACAGAATTTTAGAAGAGAAACTTCAAAGTGAAATAACAAGAAATTTTCCTATGTTAGCTATGTTTTTAAGTAGTGATATGCTAGAAAAAATAAAAGGTATAATAAAAAATTCAATTTTAGAAAATAAAGATAATATAGTTGAGATGTTTTCAAATTATTTAAAAGGGAATGTAGATTTTAAAGGAATTATTGTAAAAAATGTAGATGCCTTCTCATTAGAAAAATTAGAAGAGGTAACATACACTTTAGCAGCGAGAGAGTTTAAACATATTGAAGTAATAGGAGCAATATTAGGAGCAATTATTGGTTTTGTTCAATTTATCATTGGAATGATAATGTAA
- a CDS encoding RrF2 family transcriptional regulator, whose amino-acid sequence MKISTRVRYGLKALVYIADKSSENKLVRIKEISDEQGISVQYLEQILFKLKNENIIEGKRGPNGGYRLAKEPKEITLHQLYKILDEEEKVIDCNESEEHKAVCSDGTCSGKCIWGKLDNAMTKILEETTLDEFIKNKDMI is encoded by the coding sequence ATGAAGATAAGTACAAGAGTTAGATATGGATTAAAGGCTTTAGTATATATAGCCGATAAAAGTAGTGAAAATAAATTAGTAAGAATAAAAGAGATATCTGATGAACAAGGAATATCAGTTCAATATTTAGAGCAGATACTATTTAAGTTAAAAAATGAAAATATAATAGAGGGAAAAAGAGGACCTAATGGTGGATATAGACTAGCCAAGGAACCTAAAGAGATTACATTGCATCAACTTTATAAGATATTAGATGAAGAGGAAAAAGTGATAGATTGTAATGAAAGTGAGGAGCATAAAGCAGTATGTAGTGATGGAACTTGTTCTGGAAAATGTATCTGGGGAAAATTGGACAATGCTATGACTAAGATACTAGAAGAAACAACTTTAGATGAATTTATAAAAAATAAAGATATGATATAG